The proteins below are encoded in one region of Segatella copri:
- a CDS encoding outer membrane beta-barrel family protein, with the protein MKQKSLILMSTLLVCSLESFAQSDVEKNDSIWKDFDLASVTVVASKPLVKMETDKMTYNVQQDADAKASTVLDMLRKVPMVTVDGQDNITVNGSSSFKVYVDGKPNPMFSANPSQIFKAMPATMVKNIEVITNPGAKYDAEGTGGVLNIVLNKQAVNGAGGNDFSNGYNGNISAAAGNQTQRISAFISGQQGKLTYSANGMYNHQRMDGTTISFDRFQKDGSTMNYYQNSDMKQPFSMGNISLSYELDSLSSISATTGLTTFNQKITGHPLTKMTGGIYGKGFEYGNEMKQNLGNTSFNGSIDYQRFFNKERTNYLILSYLFSTNPSHTDNYTFYDDISHVTALQLNDLLSKSKMRGTEHTFQADFTHSLSATQRLNFGAKYIARINRSNSRYYDVAADKTETLNPANSMEYKNTQNILAAYAEWKGNFGKIGTMLGTRYEQTWEKVKFEQGKGDDFDKDYGNLVPSASISYAIAPGMNLGVNYSMRITRPGITYLNPYVDRSNPTAISYGNTDLDVVKSHQVNMVFNYYNPRFILSTTLGYGFCNNQIEQYSFIDADNLLNTTYGNVSKTRNASLNVFANWLVFKKTRLMLNESLSYNDLRSEVLGWKNHGWNSSTMINLQQTLPWELQWTIGSIIQSKQHNLQGYQSGMSFFYSTLSKSIVKDKLDLSLMFLTPTDDKLNIKQKTVGSDYVQNMTVKVPLRQISLTLTWKFGNTKKQFQKVKSNIKNDFQEEKQGIQTGGMNSQ; encoded by the coding sequence ATGAAACAGAAATCATTGATATTGATGAGCACCCTGCTCGTCTGCTCACTCGAAAGTTTCGCACAGAGTGATGTCGAGAAAAACGACTCGATATGGAAGGACTTCGACCTGGCAAGCGTTACCGTGGTTGCCTCGAAACCTCTGGTAAAAATGGAGACCGACAAGATGACCTACAACGTGCAGCAGGATGCTGACGCCAAGGCCTCTACCGTTCTCGACATGCTGCGCAAGGTGCCGATGGTTACGGTAGATGGACAGGACAATATCACCGTGAACGGTTCATCTAGTTTCAAAGTGTATGTGGATGGAAAGCCGAATCCGATGTTCTCTGCCAACCCTTCGCAGATTTTCAAGGCAATGCCGGCAACTATGGTAAAAAACATAGAAGTAATCACCAATCCGGGAGCCAAATATGATGCTGAAGGTACGGGCGGCGTGCTCAACATCGTACTCAACAAGCAAGCAGTGAATGGAGCCGGAGGCAACGACTTCAGCAATGGCTATAATGGCAACATCAGTGCAGCTGCCGGCAACCAGACACAGCGCATCTCCGCCTTCATCAGCGGCCAGCAGGGCAAGCTCACCTATAGTGCCAACGGAATGTACAATCATCAGCGCATGGATGGAACCACCATCTCCTTCGACCGATTCCAGAAGGATGGCAGCACGATGAACTATTACCAGAATTCGGATATGAAGCAGCCTTTCTCTATGGGCAACATCAGTTTGAGCTACGAACTCGACTCGCTGAGCAGCATCAGCGCTACGACAGGACTGACCACCTTCAACCAGAAAATTACAGGCCATCCACTCACAAAGATGACAGGCGGAATCTATGGCAAAGGATTCGAATATGGCAATGAGATGAAACAGAATCTGGGCAATACCTCCTTCAACGGAAGCATCGATTATCAGCGATTTTTCAACAAGGAGCGCACGAACTACCTCATTCTCAGCTATCTCTTCAGCACCAACCCATCTCACACTGACAACTATACGTTCTACGACGACATCAGCCATGTAACGGCTCTCCAGCTCAACGACCTACTCTCGAAGAGCAAGATGCGCGGCACAGAACATACTTTCCAGGCAGATTTTACCCATTCGCTCAGCGCCACCCAGCGCCTGAATTTCGGAGCCAAATACATAGCCCGCATCAACAGAAGCAATTCACGCTACTACGATGTGGCGGCAGATAAAACAGAGACGCTGAACCCTGCCAACAGTATGGAGTATAAGAACACCCAGAACATTCTTGCCGCCTATGCTGAATGGAAGGGAAACTTCGGAAAGATAGGAACCATGCTGGGAACCCGATACGAACAGACCTGGGAGAAAGTGAAGTTTGAACAGGGTAAGGGTGATGATTTTGATAAAGATTACGGCAATCTCGTACCGAGCGCCAGCATCTCTTACGCCATCGCTCCAGGCATGAATCTCGGTGTGAACTACAGCATGCGCATCACCCGTCCGGGAATTACCTACCTCAACCCTTATGTTGACCGCAGTAATCCTACCGCCATTAGCTATGGTAATACAGACCTCGACGTGGTGAAGTCGCATCAGGTGAACATGGTATTTAATTATTACAATCCACGATTCATTCTGAGTACAACTCTGGGCTACGGATTCTGCAACAACCAGATAGAGCAGTATTCGTTCATCGATGCAGACAACCTGCTCAACACCACCTACGGCAATGTTTCGAAAACCCGCAACGCCAGTCTGAATGTCTTTGCCAACTGGCTGGTGTTCAAGAAGACGAGATTGATGCTGAACGAGAGTCTGAGCTACAATGATTTGCGAAGTGAAGTATTGGGATGGAAGAATCATGGCTGGAACAGCAGTACGATGATCAATCTGCAACAGACACTTCCTTGGGAGTTGCAATGGACAATAGGAAGTATCATTCAGAGCAAACAGCACAACCTGCAAGGCTATCAGAGCGGAATGTCATTCTTCTACTCCACCCTCTCCAAATCCATCGTCAAGGATAAGCTGGACTTGAGTCTGATGTTCCTCACACCAACCGATGACAAGCTCAACATCAAGCAGAAAACTGTGGGTTCAGACTATGTACAGAATATGACGGTAAAGGTGCCTCTGCGCCAGATCAGCCTCACACTCACCTGGAAATTCGGCAACACCAAGAAGCAATTCCAAAAGGTGAAATCCAACATCAAAAATGATTTCCAGGAAGAAAAGCAGGGCATTCAGACAGGTGGAATGAACAGCCAGTAG
- a CDS encoding helix-turn-helix domain-containing protein codes for MEMNEESILAWNIIEKTNANLFLTGKAGTGKTTFLKRLKELSPKRMIVLAPTGIAAINAGGMTIHSFFQLPFSPYVPGTTFGSGEQKRYQFSKLKRNIIRSIDLLVIDEISMVRSDLLDAVDSVLRQYRKRHDLPFGGVQLLMIGDLQQLAPVVTPQEEHLLGQHYDTPFFFSSNALKQVGYLTIELKKVYRQQDEQFISLLNQIRENKASEATLQALNQRYIPNFVPPKEGNYIRLTTHNAPAQYINEQQLAALPAQSFSFTAEIEGDFPETSYPADFKLTLKPGAQVMFIKNDPQHRFYNGMIGEVIGVRTDEDGSKITVRSKDSGEEFDLEKMEWTNAKYTLNEKTKEIEETVEGKFMQYPLRLAWAITIHKSQGLTFEHAIIDASHSFTHGQTYVALSRCKTLEGMVLSQPLSRGAIISSQTVDAFTSQLAAPSQEQISSLELQYIIYCISELFDFYSIRASYEHLMRCLVEFFNGKYPRVVSEYQKLQVVLKSLIAVSDKFRVQYTGMLARNPDVRQAELQDRIHKGAMYFLDKIGILSDLIRKSNLDTDNKVARKQFEDRFSVFSEDVKLKERLLKYECSAEFTVTDYLKKKAQFLLLDADASSDSGSGRKSRRQKKPNEPKVPKVASKEVSYDFYMQGMTVDQIAAKRGYTKGTIIGHLTPYVKEGKIGLRALISSAHEKKIRDFMKAHPELELFSEIKEALGAGIDYYEIKLVHDLMEGE; via the coding sequence ATGGAAATGAACGAAGAATCCATCCTGGCATGGAATATCATAGAAAAGACAAATGCCAACCTCTTCCTTACCGGAAAGGCGGGCACAGGTAAGACGACCTTCCTCAAGCGATTGAAAGAACTGTCGCCAAAACGAATGATTGTGCTTGCTCCTACGGGCATTGCAGCCATCAACGCCGGAGGAATGACCATCCATTCGTTCTTCCAGCTTCCCTTCTCGCCATACGTGCCGGGCACGACCTTTGGCAGCGGCGAACAGAAACGCTATCAGTTCAGCAAGCTCAAGCGCAATATCATCCGCAGTATCGACCTGCTCGTTATCGACGAAATCAGTATGGTGCGCAGCGATCTGCTCGATGCTGTAGATTCTGTGCTTCGCCAGTATCGCAAGCGCCACGATTTGCCTTTTGGTGGTGTGCAACTCCTGATGATAGGCGATTTGCAGCAGCTGGCACCCGTGGTTACGCCACAGGAAGAGCATCTGCTGGGGCAGCATTATGATACTCCTTTCTTCTTCAGCAGCAATGCTCTGAAGCAGGTGGGTTATCTCACCATCGAACTTAAGAAGGTGTACAGGCAGCAGGATGAACAGTTTATCTCGCTGCTCAACCAGATTAGGGAGAATAAGGCTTCTGAAGCTACGCTGCAGGCTCTGAACCAGCGCTATATTCCAAATTTTGTACCACCTAAGGAGGGCAATTATATCAGGCTTACCACCCATAATGCACCTGCCCAGTATATCAACGAACAGCAGCTCGCTGCCTTGCCTGCGCAGTCATTTTCTTTTACAGCAGAAATAGAGGGCGATTTCCCAGAAACATCTTATCCTGCCGATTTCAAGCTCACATTGAAGCCGGGAGCCCAGGTGATGTTCATCAAGAACGACCCGCAGCACCGTTTTTATAATGGTATGATAGGCGAGGTGATAGGGGTTAGGACCGATGAAGACGGCAGCAAGATTACCGTTCGCAGTAAGGATTCGGGCGAGGAATTTGACCTGGAGAAAATGGAGTGGACCAATGCGAAATATACGCTGAACGAGAAAACCAAGGAGATAGAGGAGACGGTGGAAGGAAAATTCATGCAGTATCCTCTGCGTCTGGCGTGGGCGATAACTATCCACAAGAGTCAGGGACTTACTTTCGAACATGCCATCATCGATGCTTCTCATTCTTTTACCCATGGTCAGACCTATGTGGCACTGAGCCGCTGCAAGACTTTGGAGGGCATGGTGCTCAGTCAACCGCTTTCTCGCGGAGCCATTATCAGCAGTCAGACGGTGGATGCGTTCACCAGCCAGCTTGCTGCGCCTAGTCAGGAGCAAATCAGCAGCCTGGAGCTGCAATACATCATTTATTGCATCAGCGAACTCTTCGATTTTTATTCCATCAGAGCCAGCTATGAGCATCTGATGCGCTGCCTGGTAGAGTTTTTTAATGGTAAATATCCGCGCGTGGTAAGCGAGTATCAGAAGTTGCAGGTGGTGCTGAAGAGTCTGATAGCCGTATCGGATAAATTCCGTGTGCAGTATACGGGTATGCTTGCCCGAAATCCTGATGTAAGACAGGCTGAGCTGCAAGACCGTATTCATAAGGGAGCTATGTATTTTCTTGACAAAATCGGCATTCTGAGTGATTTAATCAGAAAGTCGAATCTTGATACAGACAACAAGGTGGCTAGGAAACAGTTTGAAGACCGCTTCTCTGTTTTCTCAGAGGATGTAAAATTAAAAGAACGGCTTTTGAAGTATGAATGTAGTGCAGAATTCACGGTAACAGATTATCTGAAAAAGAAGGCCCAGTTCTTGCTGTTGGATGCAGATGCCTCATCAGATAGCGGTTCGGGTAGAAAGTCAAGGAGACAGAAGAAACCGAATGAACCGAAGGTGCCGAAAGTCGCTTCGAAGGAGGTAAGTTATGATTTCTATATGCAGGGAATGACGGTAGATCAGATTGCTGCTAAGCGGGGTTATACCAAAGGTACCATTATTGGTCATCTTACTCCTTATGTGAAAGAAGGAAAGATTGGACTGCGGGCGCTGATTTCAAGTGCCCATGAAAAGAAAATCCGTGATTTCATGAAGGCTCATCCTGAATTGGAGCTTTTTAGTGAAATAAAGGAAGCTTTGGGAGCTGGTATTGATTATTACGAAATCAAACTGGTTCATGATTTGATGGAGGGGGAATAA
- a CDS encoding nitroreductase family protein, whose amino-acid sequence MNDKNNMLALSQERFSARKFTPEAVSQEDLDYIMECVRLAPSAVNRQPWRWLIVRSEEAKKKLQECYDREWFKTAPIYIIGMKNVNENWVRRYDEKPHGDIDVAIAAEHLCLAATEKGLGTCWVCNYDTEKMQQFFAREGYEAVVIIPVGHIAEDCPRTEKKRKEMSEITEEI is encoded by the coding sequence ATGAATGATAAGAATAACATGTTGGCATTGAGCCAGGAGCGTTTTTCGGCTCGCAAGTTTACTCCGGAGGCGGTGAGCCAGGAGGATCTGGACTATATCATGGAGTGTGTGCGCCTGGCACCATCGGCAGTGAACAGGCAGCCTTGGCGCTGGCTCATCGTGCGCTCAGAAGAGGCGAAGAAGAAACTGCAGGAGTGCTACGACCGCGAATGGTTCAAGACGGCTCCTATATATATTATAGGTATGAAAAACGTGAATGAGAACTGGGTGCGCAGATATGATGAGAAACCGCATGGCGATATTGATGTGGCGATAGCGGCAGAGCATCTCTGTCTGGCTGCCACCGAAAAGGGACTGGGTACCTGCTGGGTCTGCAATTACGATACGGAGAAGATGCAGCAGTTCTTTGCTCGCGAGGGCTATGAGGCGGTGGTAATCATTCCTGTAGGTCATATTGCTGAAGACTGTCCACGCACAGAGAAGAAGCGCAAGGAGATGAGCGAAATCACGGAAGAAATCTAG
- a CDS encoding Y-family DNA polymerase — protein sequence MIGLADCNNFYCSCERVFRPDLTGKPVVVLSNNDGCVIARSEEAKALGYKMGDPFYQVKEKLEAEGVAIFSSNYTLYGSLSNRVMSMLSHYSPRIDQYSIDESFFEADESMAKVFFREHTEDHPTLFNKITIDELSEKPDSLLYRYGSKISADVLRAVGIPISVGIAETKTLAKIGSKFAKKYKGFQGCCLIDTDERRHKALSLFPVEDVWGIGRQIARKLDYMGIRTAAQFADKKESWVRSHFNITTLRTWKELNGESCISIEELPQKKSICTSRSFANEGITDKNVIEEAVANFAVRCTEKLRRQGSLTRPSSPARPLRPHRPKQAKKLMEAIDAINRKNGYGTIRQAIQGTNSRWMRAAPSAGSSHGTRTSPLSG from the coding sequence ATGATAGGACTGGCAGACTGCAACAACTTCTACTGTTCGTGCGAGCGAGTGTTTCGCCCCGACCTGACAGGAAAGCCCGTGGTTGTATTGAGTAACAACGACGGGTGCGTCATCGCACGCTCTGAAGAAGCTAAGGCATTGGGCTATAAGATGGGCGACCCCTTCTATCAGGTGAAGGAAAAACTGGAGGCTGAAGGAGTGGCTATCTTCTCGAGCAACTATACGCTCTACGGTTCGCTCTCCAACCGCGTGATGTCGATGCTATCCCATTATTCCCCACGCATCGACCAATACTCTATCGATGAGAGTTTCTTCGAGGCAGACGAATCAATGGCGAAAGTTTTCTTTCGGGAGCATACGGAAGACCATCCTACTTTGTTCAATAAAATAACAATAGACGAGCTGTCAGAAAAGCCCGATAGCCTGCTCTATCGCTATGGCTCCAAAATATCGGCAGATGTACTTCGGGCTGTTGGAATCCCGATATCCGTAGGCATTGCAGAAACGAAGACATTGGCGAAAATCGGCTCTAAATTCGCCAAGAAATACAAGGGCTTCCAAGGCTGCTGCCTCATCGACACAGATGAACGGAGACACAAGGCGCTGTCTCTCTTCCCCGTAGAAGATGTATGGGGAATAGGCAGACAGATAGCCCGAAAGCTCGATTATATGGGCATCAGGACCGCCGCTCAGTTTGCCGACAAGAAAGAAAGTTGGGTCCGCAGCCATTTCAATATCACCACCCTAAGAACATGGAAAGAACTGAATGGCGAAAGCTGCATCAGCATCGAGGAATTACCGCAGAAGAAGAGCATCTGCACCAGCAGGAGTTTTGCCAACGAGGGCATTACCGACAAAAATGTGATAGAAGAAGCCGTGGCTAATTTCGCTGTACGTTGTACAGAAAAATTAAGGAGACAAGGTAGCCTCACCCGACCATCCTCGCCAGCAAGACCTCTTCGACCCCATCGACCGAAGCAAGCAAAAAAGCTGATGGAGGCTATCGACGCCATCAACCGGAAGAATGGTTATGGCACCATACGCCAGGCCATACAAGGCACAAATTCAAGATGGATGAGAGCGGCACCTTCGGCTGGCTCATCCCATGGAACAAGAACTTCTCCCCTATCCGGGTAG
- a CDS encoding NAD(P)/FAD-dependent oxidoreductase — protein sequence MSINIKRNQLKRVVIVGGGLGGLRLAEDLSKANLQVVLIDKNNFHQFPPLIYQIASAGIDPSSISFPFRQIFRKRKNFYFRMAEARAVFPDKKILQTSIGKIEYDYLVFAAGTTTNFYGNANIEKWAIPMKTVSEAMGLRNAVLSNLERALTCATEEERQELLNVVIVGGGATGVEIAGALSEMKRYVIPYDYPDMDSSLMHIYLLEAGDRLLAGMSQDSSKKAYEFLTSMGVDVQFGKMVTDYKDHKVLMKDGQEIPTRTFLWVSGVKAQPITGIDGDHLGRGFRIVVDEFNRIPGMDGLFAIGDQCIQTTAPAYPGGHPQLAQVAIQQAALLAKNIQKIAKADEENEKHPGSSAPNIDQQLKPFRYKNLGSMATIGRHKAVVELGKFHSQGFFAWVLWLVVHLRSILGVKNKVMVLLNWLWKYVSYNDSIRMITYATKPKEVRDRLKREQTTHLGTDLLENEEE from the coding sequence ATGAGCATTAATATCAAGAGAAATCAGTTGAAGAGAGTAGTGATTGTAGGTGGCGGACTCGGTGGCCTTCGCTTGGCAGAAGACCTGAGCAAGGCAAACCTGCAGGTGGTGTTGATTGATAAGAATAACTTCCATCAGTTTCCTCCACTTATCTATCAGATTGCCTCAGCAGGTATCGACCCAAGCTCCATCTCCTTCCCTTTCCGCCAGATTTTCCGCAAGCGCAAGAACTTCTACTTCCGCATGGCAGAGGCGAGAGCCGTATTCCCAGACAAGAAGATTCTGCAAACTTCCATCGGTAAGATTGAGTACGATTACCTGGTGTTCGCAGCAGGAACCACTACCAATTTCTATGGCAATGCCAACATCGAGAAGTGGGCTATTCCGATGAAGACCGTTTCAGAGGCAATGGGATTGCGCAACGCTGTGTTGAGCAACCTGGAGCGTGCACTGACTTGTGCCACAGAAGAGGAGCGACAGGAACTCCTGAACGTGGTCATTGTAGGCGGTGGTGCCACAGGTGTAGAGATTGCCGGAGCCCTCTCTGAAATGAAGCGCTACGTGATTCCTTATGATTATCCTGATATGGACTCATCTCTGATGCACATCTATCTTCTGGAAGCGGGCGACAGACTGCTCGCCGGAATGTCACAGGACTCTTCTAAGAAAGCATACGAATTCCTTACCAGTATGGGTGTGGATGTACAGTTTGGCAAAATGGTAACCGACTACAAGGACCACAAGGTCCTGATGAAGGACGGTCAGGAGATTCCTACCCGCACCTTCCTCTGGGTATCAGGTGTAAAGGCACAGCCTATCACGGGTATCGATGGCGACCATCTGGGCCGTGGTTTCCGAATCGTAGTAGATGAATTCAACCGCATCCCTGGCATGGACGGTCTCTTCGCCATCGGCGACCAGTGTATCCAGACCACAGCCCCAGCTTATCCTGGCGGTCATCCACAGTTGGCTCAGGTAGCCATTCAGCAGGCAGCACTCCTGGCTAAGAATATCCAGAAGATTGCGAAGGCAGATGAGGAGAATGAGAAGCATCCTGGTTCTTCAGCCCCAAACATCGACCAGCAGCTCAAGCCTTTCCGCTACAAGAACCTGGGTTCTATGGCTACCATCGGAAGACACAAGGCTGTAGTAGAGCTTGGCAAGTTCCACAGTCAGGGCTTCTTTGCCTGGGTATTGTGGCTGGTGGTTCACCTCCGCTCCATCCTCGGAGTAAAGAACAAGGTAATGGTATTGCTCAACTGGCTCTGGAAGTACGTGAGCTACAACGATTCCATCCGAATGATTACCTACGCCACCAAGCCTAAGGAAGTGCGCGACCGATTGAAGCGTGAGCAGACCACCCACCTCGGCACCGACTTGCTAGAGAATGAAGAAGAGTAA
- a CDS encoding cupin domain-containing protein has protein sequence MVIDFEKIAEAHLEGFKGGQGKLDTRNYVDDKVKIMYSTLRPGASTGLHTHEGNCEIIYVVSGTATFHYDDVVEEIRQGQVHYCPMNHAHYMENLTDHDLVYLAIVPEHH, from the coding sequence ATGGTAATAGATTTCGAAAAAATTGCTGAGGCTCATTTGGAGGGCTTCAAGGGTGGACAGGGTAAACTTGATACTCGTAACTATGTGGATGACAAGGTGAAGATTATGTATTCTACCTTGCGTCCGGGTGCATCAACTGGTCTTCATACTCACGAGGGCAACTGCGAGATTATCTATGTGGTAAGCGGCACTGCTACTTTCCATTATGATGATGTCGTAGAAGAGATTCGCCAGGGACAGGTGCATTACTGCCCAATGAACCATGCTCATTATATGGAGAATCTCACAGATCATGATCTGGTGTATCTCGCCATTGTGCCTGAGCATCATTAA
- a CDS encoding NUDIX hydrolase translates to MADKDMKWKTLSQKYLIEKPWLTARVDKVELPTGAIIDEYYVLEYPDWVNTIAITKDGMFVFVRQYRYAIGKTVNELCAGVIEKGEDPMAAAKRELMEETGFGGGNWQKWMTISANPSTHTNLTHCYLATDVERMDVQHLDQAEDIEVRLFSRDEVMDMLEKGEIWQSLMAAPLWKYFAKAK, encoded by the coding sequence ATGGCTGATAAAGATATGAAATGGAAGACGCTCTCGCAGAAGTATCTGATAGAGAAGCCATGGCTCACGGCACGAGTGGATAAGGTGGAATTGCCTACGGGAGCCATTATCGATGAATATTACGTGCTGGAATATCCCGATTGGGTGAACACCATCGCCATTACGAAGGACGGAATGTTCGTATTTGTGCGCCAGTATCGCTATGCGATAGGTAAGACGGTGAATGAACTCTGCGCAGGAGTGATAGAGAAGGGCGAGGACCCGATGGCGGCTGCCAAGCGAGAGCTGATGGAAGAGACTGGGTTCGGTGGCGGAAACTGGCAGAAGTGGATGACGATTTCGGCTAATCCGAGCACTCATACCAATCTTACCCATTGCTATTTGGCTACGGATGTGGAGCGCATGGATGTTCAGCATCTTGACCAGGCTGAGGATATCGAGGTTCGCCTCTTCTCCAGGGATGAAGTGATGGATATGCTAGAGAAGGGAGAAATCTGGCAAAGCCTGATGGCGGCTCCGCTTTGGAAGTATTTTGCGAAAGCAAAGTAA
- a CDS encoding GAF domain-containing protein: protein MAEHLIIKGETKEELYATLLPQLKSLVEGESDIIANMANISACIMDTFHFWWVGFYRVIDGTLVLGPFQGPLACTRIKRGKGVCGTAWDKAETIVVEDVEKFPGHIACSSASRSEIVVPVIRNGEVIAVLDIDSEHLSTFDDIDKNWLGKVAELFT from the coding sequence ATGGCAGAACATCTTATTATAAAAGGAGAAACGAAGGAGGAACTTTACGCCACGCTCCTCCCTCAGCTCAAGTCGCTCGTAGAGGGCGAAAGCGACATCATCGCCAATATGGCGAATATTTCAGCATGCATCATGGACACCTTCCACTTCTGGTGGGTGGGCTTCTACCGGGTCATCGACGGAACCCTTGTGCTGGGTCCTTTTCAGGGACCGCTGGCCTGCACCCGCATCAAAAGGGGCAAGGGAGTTTGCGGCACAGCTTGGGACAAGGCGGAAACCATCGTGGTAGAAGATGTTGAGAAATTTCCGGGGCATATTGCCTGCAGCAGCGCCTCCCGTTCGGAGATTGTAGTACCTGTTATCAGGAATGGTGAGGTAATCGCCGTACTGGATATTGACAGCGAACACCTCAGCACCTTCGATGATATTGATAAGAATTGGCTGGGGAAGGTAGCAGAACTGTTCACCTGA
- a CDS encoding prolyl oligopeptidase family serine peptidase: protein MKKIFLFILFCLSVCSMSAYDFLRAVKDEIPGGYNFWVYTPVDYFYSQEQTPVIIFLHGASLCGRNLNKVRRYGPLDAIVKGRDIDALTIVPQNPGGAWNPKKIMDMLDWVKKNYPCDSNRVYVLGMSLGGYGTMDVCATYPDRIAAGMALCGGCSYKDVSGLGDLPFWIIHGTADRAVPVKQSKVVVDKLEKDGKDTRLIYDWWKGANHGTPARVFYLKKTYQWLFSHSLSDKDRPVNRNISFTMSDLGRAYGDVNRNAPQPELIDGPSVIKQEGNEY from the coding sequence ATGAAGAAGATATTTTTGTTTATATTATTCTGTCTTTCCGTATGCAGCATGTCGGCTTACGACTTTCTGCGAGCTGTGAAAGATGAGATTCCGGGAGGTTACAACTTCTGGGTTTATACGCCGGTAGATTATTTCTATTCGCAAGAGCAGACACCGGTCATCATCTTTCTGCATGGTGCCAGTCTTTGTGGAAGAAATCTGAATAAGGTGAGAAGATACGGACCGCTTGATGCCATCGTCAAGGGGCGCGATATTGATGCGCTGACCATCGTTCCGCAGAATCCGGGAGGAGCCTGGAATCCGAAGAAAATCATGGATATGCTAGACTGGGTGAAGAAGAATTACCCATGCGATTCTAATAGAGTTTATGTCTTGGGTATGAGTTTGGGCGGTTATGGCACCATGGATGTCTGTGCTACTTATCCCGATAGGATAGCTGCCGGTATGGCGCTGTGTGGCGGCTGTTCGTATAAGGATGTGAGTGGATTGGGCGATTTGCCATTCTGGATTATCCATGGCACAGCAGATAGGGCAGTACCGGTCAAGCAATCGAAGGTTGTGGTAGATAAACTTGAAAAGGATGGCAAGGATACCCGATTGATATACGACTGGTGGAAGGGTGCCAATCACGGTACCCCTGCCCGCGTGTTTTATCTGAAGAAAACCTATCAGTGGCTCTTCTCTCACAGCCTTTCAGATAAGGACAGACCCGTGAACCGCAACATCAGTTTTACGATGAGTGATCTGGGCAGAGCATATGGTGATGTGAACAGAAATGCCCCTCAGCCTGAACTCATCGATGGTCCGAGTGTGATCAAGCAAGAGGGAAATGAATATTAA
- a CDS encoding peroxiredoxin has translation MNVGDKIPEILGIDQDGREIKASDYRGRKIVLYSYPKANTSGCTAEACSLQAHKEELAAAGYEIIGVSKDKQALQKKFAETKGLQFPLIADTETTLLQELGCWGEKVTCGRKTIGILRTTYLVNEEGVIEKIFTPKEIKTKIHAEQILDYIHQ, from the coding sequence ATGAATGTAGGAGATAAAATACCAGAGATTCTTGGCATTGACCAGGACGGACGTGAGATAAAGGCAAGCGATTATCGTGGTCGCAAGATTGTGCTCTACAGTTATCCGAAGGCTAACACCAGCGGATGCACTGCCGAGGCCTGCTCACTGCAGGCACATAAGGAGGAGCTGGCAGCAGCCGGTTATGAGATTATCGGCGTAAGCAAGGACAAGCAAGCTCTGCAGAAGAAGTTTGCCGAAACCAAGGGTTTGCAGTTCCCTCTTATCGCAGATACCGAAACCACCCTACTGCAGGAACTCGGCTGCTGGGGCGAGAAGGTAACCTGCGGCAGAAAGACCATCGGCATCCTCCGCACTACCTATCTTGTCAACGAAGAAGGCGTCATTGAGAAGATCTTCACTCCTAAAGAGATCAAGACCAAGATTCATGCCGAGCAGATTCTGGATTACATCCATCAATAA
- a CDS encoding GlsB/YeaQ/YmgE family stress response membrane protein, producing MLEHIADFTAWPILTGIFIGYIANRIMSGEGKGCCMNLFIGIVGSYAGAIISNLLNIELFGKGYLTNFVFCVIGAIAVLWIWKKLFD from the coding sequence ATGTTAGAACACATTGCAGATTTCACAGCGTGGCCAATCCTTACGGGAATTTTCATTGGCTATATTGCCAACCGCATCATGAGCGGAGAAGGCAAAGGATGTTGTATGAACCTATTCATAGGTATTGTGGGCAGTTATGCCGGCGCCATCATCAGCAATCTACTGAACATAGAACTGTTTGGCAAGGGTTATCTTACCAACTTCGTCTTCTGCGTCATTGGCGCCATAGCGGTATTGTGGATTTGGAAGAAGCTCTTCGATTAG